The Spirosoma radiotolerans genome has a window encoding:
- a CDS encoding nucleotide pyrophosphohydrolase — translation MTLKEAQTTVDDWIKTVGVRYFNELTNMAQLTEEVGEVARIIARRYGEQSEKESDKNKDLGDELADVLWVLICLANQTGVDLTDAFRKNLDKKNIRDATRHLNNEKLL, via the coding sequence ATGACCCTAAAAGAAGCCCAAACCACCGTTGACGATTGGATCAAAACCGTTGGCGTTCGTTATTTCAACGAGCTAACCAATATGGCTCAACTGACTGAAGAAGTTGGCGAAGTGGCTCGAATCATTGCCCGGCGCTACGGAGAGCAGTCAGAAAAAGAATCCGATAAGAATAAAGACCTGGGCGACGAACTGGCTGATGTGCTTTGGGTACTCATTTGTCTGGCTAATCAAACGGGTGTCGACCTCACTGATGCCTTCCGAAAAAACCTGGACAAGAAAAACATACGGGATGCTACCCGTCATCTGAATAATGAAAAACTACTGTAA